A segment of the Leclercia adecarboxylata genome:
CATCCCGCTGATCAGACCGTGCATTTCAGCCGGGGTTAAACCCACGCCCTGCTGGTTCAGTAACTGGCTGACTTCGTTGTAACCAGGCATTTCGTTCTGTATAGACATGAGCATTCATCATCAATGGGAGGAATATTCATGATATGCTACCACTTTGGACCCTGGTGAACCAGAATAGGGCTTGTTTCTACGCGCCAGGGTAGCTATAGTGTCGCCCCTTCGCAGCCCCCGGAAGCGGATGTGAAGGCAGCGCAGTCAAACAGCAGGAAGGTGGCATGTCTGCACAACCCGTCGATATCCAAATTTTTGGCCGTTCGCTGCGAGTGAATTGTCCGCCTGAACAAAGGGATGCTTTGAATCAGGCTGCGGATGATTTGAATCAGCGGTTGCAAGATTTAAAAGAACGCACTAGAGTCACAAATACTGAGCAGCTGGTCTTCATCGCCGCGTTGAACATCAGTTATGAACTGACTCAGGAAAAAGCGAAGACCCGCGATTACGCGGCGAGCATGGAACAACGTATTAAAATGCTCCAGCAGACCATTGAACAGGCATTGCTTGATCAGGGTCGCATAACAGACAGACCGGGGCAAAACTTTGAATAACACTTCGTGGTCTACTATGGTAGAGTGACCCTGAAGGAAAAATTTCTCTGAGATGTTCGCATGCGGGCCAGTCCCCTGAGCCGATATTTCATACCACAAGAATGTGGCGCTCCATGGTTGGTGAGCA
Coding sequences within it:
- the zapA gene encoding cell division protein ZapA, whose protein sequence is MSAQPVDIQIFGRSLRVNCPPEQRDALNQAADDLNQRLQDLKERTRVTNTEQLVFIAALNISYELTQEKAKTRDYAASMEQRIKMLQQTIEQALLDQGRITDRPGQNFE